A region of the Kribbella sp. NBC_01245 genome:
GTGCCAATGTCTGTCGGAGGGCTCGGCCTTGCGTGCCTGTGCCTGTCGGTATCAGCGGTCGGTGTGGGCGATGACGAGCAGTTCACCATCGCTGGCACCGACCGATTCGCGGTTCCAGCCGCCGTAGATGTCCTCCACGACGAACCCGGCTGCGTCCAAAGCCGAACGAATGGCCTGCTCAGAGCGGAAGCGCAACGTCGCAGTGCTGAGAAGCTCCTCTCCGTCGTGAAACGTGCAGTGGTGCGTGAAGTCGACAGCCCCGTCATCGACCGATGTCACCTCAGTCCAGGCGTCGACGACGCTGCCGTCGGGCATAGTGATGCGATGTCGCGAGTCGATCGGGTTCCACCGTTCCCACCCGCGCGCGTCGGGATCCCTGCTGTCGAACGCCAACCGTCCACCCGGCACCAGCGCACGTCGAAGATCGCTGAGCGTACGACGCCACTCGTCCTCCTCTACGAAGAACTG
Encoded here:
- a CDS encoding class I SAM-dependent methyltransferase; the encoded protein is MREAEFNHPRLVEVYDAECPWSREDDFFVSAVSAAEESGGELAPGGRRVVDLGCGTGRLAIGLARLGHRVTGVDPAAASLRRARGKAGAERVTWIEGTSPVLGDSAYDVAVMTSHVAQFFVEEDEWRRTLSDLRRALVPGGRLAFDSRDPDARGWERWNPIDSRHRITMPDGSVVDAWTEVTSVDDGAVDFTHHCTFHDGEELLSTATLRFRSEQAIRSALDAAGFVVEDIYGGWNRESVGASDGELLVIAHTDR